The nucleotide window CACATCGGTCTCTGCAAAAATAGCGGAGTAGCCTTCCTTTTGGAGTTCGCCTGCCAGCTGGACACCTAAGTCATGTTCGATATCTGCGATGATCACATTGGCACCGGCTTTTGCAAAATGAGTTGCTACGGAGCGCCCGATTCCTTGCGCTGCCCCTGTTACGATCACGGTTTTGTTTTGGAACATTAGTTGAATTCCTCCTTTGTCAATTGCTTAGTAAGAGTGTAACTGAAATGAGTTGAGATTTCGTGTTTGAGGTTGTGCTTTTTTAGAGTGTGTGCGCGGGATTTTTAGGCTGTGCGGCAGCGGGGCGGGATTTTATTAGAAAATCTAAGTTAGTCGGGCGCTTTTTTGAGGGCAAGCGTTGATCTTCACGTTGGCCGGTTGCCGGGGTAGGATTTTATTAGAAAAGTTCGGGTACTTATTAGAAGAATTGCGTCGGATATTAGAATATTGGCGGGGTTAATTAGAAGATTTCGTTTAGTCGGGCTTTTTTTTGGGGTGAAAGCATTGTTTTTCACGTTGTTCGGCAGCGCGGCGGGATTTTATTAGAAAAGTTCGGGTACTTATTAGAAGAGTTGCGTCGGTTATTAGAACATTGGCTGGGTTTATTAGAAGATCTCGTTTAGTCGGGCTTTTTTTTGGGGTGAAAGCATTGTTTTTCACATTGTGCGGCAGCGGACCGGGATTTTATTAGAAAAGTTCGGGTACTTATTAGAAGAGTTGAATGGGATATTAGAACATTTGCGTGTTTTATTTGAATAGTTGGGGCACTTATTAGAAAAAATAGGATTTATATTAGAATATCTCACTTTTATTAGAACATTTTTCGGGATATTAGAATAATGCAACGTTTTATTAGAAAATCTTCCTTACTGCAATCGTATCCGCGCATCCACTAGAACGAGTAATTGCCTCGCTTTCATGCTATAATGGATGGAGCGGATCATTGCTAGTAAGGCAATGACAAAGGAGACAAAATAATGAGTCAACAAAATCAAGAAACAGCACCACAATTACCTGAAAATTTCAGTGAATTAAAGAAGGCCGTAAATCGTACAGCAGACTGGGAAGCACGTTTAGATGCAGTACAGGAATTAGCGAAAATTAAAGCGGATGAATCGATCAAAATTTTGCAATATGTTGCGAAAGCCGATTTAGTAACGAAAGTTCGTGATGCTGCGGCGAAACATTTAAAGAAAATGGGTCAGCAAGTTGAACCGTCTGAAGCACCTAAAGGCGAATTGTTCAAAGACTTGCGTAAAATTTTCAAACGCATTAAGAAGAGCTTGCCTGCGGACCACACGTATGAAGACTTCAAAGTGAAATTGGAAAAAATGCGTATCGATATTTACAACACATATGAAGGCGAAAAAGGCGCACAGTTTGATGCTTGGCTTAAGGATATGTGGGAAACTACGACAACTCGAAAATAACTACAGTGAACACGGATTAATTTCCGTGTTCTTTTTTGAATGTAAAAATAGCGCTCTCCTAATTGGAAAGCGCCATTACGAAACTGTTAATATTCTCTTTGAGCATCTGTTGCATCGGCTCTGTCAAATACGTGTCTATCAATATATTTGTGGAAGAACCATTCCCCTAAACCTATGACTACAGCTGAAACAATGGCAGCTGCTACAATATTCTCGCTGTTTTCAGAATAGCTTTGTCCCATAAAGTAAATAACAATTGCTGCTAAAAGAACATCCGATAATGTTGCGACGATATTCCGTTTATCCTGCTCTGCGCGGGCACCGGCATTTTGGAAAATCCCTAAATCCCCTACAACATAAGCTAAAAGTGTTAACACTAAACTGATTACTAATGTGTCACTAAATGCAAAATCAAAAATCCCTGCAAGAATAATACCTAAAACTGCCGCAATCATCACAAATTTAATAACCAACGCTTTCAAATGATTCATTTAGAATCCCTCCTCTAAATTTGTTATACAGCATTAATACCCACCTCTTAGATTTTTACTCATTTTAATAGAAACTATTTTTATCTTCGTAAACGTTAAAACGAACGATTGGGATTGCTCCTTTACCGGAGAAGCCGAATCGTTCGTTTTTTTGTTTCTTTTAAATTTTGTGTTTTATGATATGGTAGAAGCATTACGGATATTAGAAGATTTTCCGTTATATTAGAACATGTCCGTTGTTTATTAGAACTTCCGCGGTACTTATTTGAACATCGGGAACACTTATTAGAAGATCGTACATATATATTAGAAAACCGCCGTTTTATTAGAACTATTTTAAGTTTATTAGAACATTGAGCGGAGATATTAGAACTTCTCTACGAAAGCGAGGAACCCTTCATGCAAATCGAACTTGATACAAATACGAAAAAATGGATGCAGTCAAAAGGCAAGCCTGTTTCCGTAAAAACTATATCTGTGAACGCTTGCTGCGCCCCGCCCGTCCAGGAATTGATGACTCATTTAGGTAAGCCGAAAGACGTGCATAACTATAATGAAATCAAAATCGATAACCTGTCTGTTTACGTTGAGAAGAACCTTTCAAATAATGAAAAAATGACATTGAAGCTTACAGGCATCGGCATTTTCAAAATGATTTCAGCTAAATTAAGTTAATACGCGATCCCTACGCGCGCTTTTATAAAATCACTGCTTTCCAATAAGCTATAGGCAAAGTCCGCTGTATCCGGAACTGAAATTTGGCTGCCGTCTACCGGTAAAAAATCTCGCTCTGCCCGGTAGTTTCCGAGCCGTTCCCCGTCAGGCAAATATGTAGGGCAGACAATTGTCCAATCAAGTCCCGACTGCAGCAACAACTCGTACACTTTATGGTGTTCTTCAGCAGCACGGGTTAGTTTCCGCTTGGATTCGCTCGACTGGTAGCGCAGCAGTTCTGGGCTGACGCGACTTTGCAGGATGCCGGCAGTACCGATTGTGATGATTCGTTTAATGCCTTCCTTTTTCATCGCATCAATAATTAGCGGCATGCTGTCAGTTAGAGTCGTTCCCCCATCCGTATTCAGTGCACTCATTACCACATCCAAACCATGCATCGCCTGCCCAATATCTTCCTTACTAAGCACATCCCCTTGAACAACCGTTAAATTGTTATGCTGGATTTGGACTTTCTCCGGTGTACGAACAAGAACCGTTACATGATGGTCGTCCTGAAGTGCATTTTCAACCAAGTGACTTCCAACCCGGCCAGTTCCGCCTAAAATTAATAAATTCATTTGTAAACCCTACCTTCCCAAAATAAAATAAACAGTCGGCCCCGGATTCCCGGTCCCAACTGTCTGAATAGAAATTATCCTTCAATATAATTCGCTTCCAAGCCGCGCGCTACTTCCTTCGTTTTATCCATTACAGCAGGGTGTGATACCGCAACATAAAGCTCGTTCTCGTAAAAACGGAACGGTATTTCCAGACCTTCTATATGCCACATAAAGAAGTAGCCGTTAATTTTCATATTAACACCGTCTTGTGTGACACTGTAGTAATCTCTATATTCGAAATCCGATTTTGTCGCAAAGAAGTTTTGGCATTCCTGCAGGCTAAGCGTTGGATTGCCTTCTTCGTCATGACGTGTAATTTTATATCTTGTATTCATTCGTGTATTCATTAAAAAATCTCCTTTAAAAACCATCTATCGTTTCATTATAGTTGGTTGGCATCGTTAAGGCAAAAGACTGGATTTCAAACCGTTCCTAATCTCTCCCTTTACCTTGTATCATAATTTATGTTCACTTTAAGTTCATTTAAGTCCTTATCAATTTTAGAAATTAATATATGTAATTCTTCATTTTCAGAAGGGGTAAAGGTTTCGCCACTGCGTTCCCTTAAAATCACCGCTTGATTAATGAGTCTTAAACACGTTTTAATCAACGCCAAATCCTTTTCGATTGCCTCTTTGCTTATGTCTATTTCGCCCATTTATAACACTCCCTTCCATAAATTATATTACAGGAAGCACAAAAATACTCCCCTTTACTTTATATATGCTTAAAGGAGAGTATTTTTTGTTATTTTATTCCCAAATAGCCGATGCCCACTCGGGGTGATCGATAAATGGATTGCGGTTGTGCTGGTAATCTGTATAAATGATTTCATTTCTGTTCCGTTCGAAATTGTCGACCGGGTCTTGTTTATGCCATTGAAGCAGTACCGATAGTTTCCCGTGGTAAGGAGCCGTGCCATTGTTCACTTTATTATTTAGTTCCAAATCCACTTCCCCGCTGTCCCCTTCATAGCGAACCGCCATATAAAACAGCATGCGGGCAACATCGCCTTTTACACTGTCTCTCGGCTCCCATGAATCCGAGTCATAGTAGTTTCCGGCTGCTTCTGAATGCTCGTTCCCGCCGTTGTCAAAATCAAGGTTGCTTCTCGTACCGTTGACGCTCACATCGGTTGGACGCAAATGATGCAAGTCTGTTCCTGCACCCATTGACGTACCAAACCCGCCGTGGGATTTTGCCCAAACATGCTCGCGGTTCCAGTCATTCACATTCCCGCCGTTTGTAGTTTTACTTTGAGAACGGCCTGTATAAAGAAGAATGACGTTATTCGAATTGTTCGGGTCTTCATCTGTTTCGCGAAGAGCTGTCCATACATTGGAATACGAAATTTCTGTATGATCATCAATAATATTATGCAGAGCTGTTTTTAAAGCGGCACCCGTTTTTCCAATAGCCGCATCATAATAGCCGCCAGTTGATGGATTCGGTTCCGGTGTTGGATCAGGAGTTGTTGGATTTCCTTCTAATAACGTAAATGCAGTCCCATTTTTTAATCCAGGATGAGAAAAGTAAGCTGACAATGTTCCCGTTATTTTAATGCTTTTCCCCATTAACGAAGGATTGGATTTCAAGCCGTAAGAAGAGCGGAAAGAAGTTGGTATTTGTACATAGATCATGTTTGCGGTATTCGTTTCGTTCGCACTGTCCGCTATAGCCAATGCGTAGTCATTTGGAAAATTGCTAGTAAGGACGGTCGTTGTTGCTGTAGGCTGTCCTACGATATAACCTTGAACAGTTTTTAAGGAGTTATTTTGATTGCTGATTGCCTGAGATACCGAGTAAGGTGCCGACGATGATCCGTCTCCGGAAGCTGCATTCGTGACAGTAGATTGAAGAGGCTGAATTAAAATGAAAACAATAAGTACCCAAGAAAACAGTAGAGTTACATTTCGATTTTTAACCATTTTTCTCCTCCTAGACATTCGATTTATGGTCAATCAGCAAAGGCTAACCAACTCCCTTTTATATTATCATAAAGTTGTTAATATTCTGTAAAAATATGACGCAAAATGGTTAAATTAATAATTTACTTGTTAAGAATGTGATTGAATTATTTTAGGCACACCTATAAAGCAAAAAGGCTAGAAAATGAAATAGTCCACTACTCCACTTTCTAGCGATTAGAAATTTTCACTTTAGCGACTGCCGAAACTTCACAATTTCCACGAGGCGGTTGTTCATCATATCCACCGAGTCTTCAAAGTTGTTCAAATACCATTGAATGAGTAATCCGATGATGGCATTTGCATTATAGGCATGCAGATATTTATTTAACTGATGTTCATGTTTTAAATAATCGGTCTCATCCATCAGCTTGCAAATTTCATCAAAAAGCATGTAATAATATTTCATCGATACATCTTCAGATAATACAATTTTGTAAAAGTCCTCGTATTTCTTGACGTGGTCGAAAATCTTCACGGAATTCGGATTTAAGTTCATTCCGCTGACAGTTAGCTCCAATCCTTCTTTAAAAGGCTCATCATATGAAATTTGTAAATCCAGCATAATTTCTTCGAATAATTCCTGAAGTACATCGTCAACACTTTGATAATGGAAATAAAACGTCCCGCGATTAATCGTCGCTTCTTTACAAAGCTCGGTAATTTTAATTTGGGGCAATGACTTTTCCTTCAATAATAAAAGTAATGCTTTATGTATTGTTTTTTTCGTTTTGATAACACGAAGATCATTTTTATTCATGATGGCCTCCTTTACTGTACAATTCTATCAAATCTGTTGGATATCGTACAACATGAAGGTTTTTTGCTGATTGAAAACGCTTTAATTTGTGTATTATAATTTTATTGTACAGATGTATAATAATTATATTTCAGGAGGTTGATTTAAAATGAAATTACAAGGTAAAGTAGCAATCGTAACTGGTGCAGCTTCTGGTATGGGGAAAGCAATCGCTGAACTTTATGCAAAAGAAGGCGCAAAAGTTGTCGTTTCAGATTATAATGGTGAAGGTGCAAAAACAGTAGCAGATGCAATCGTAGCAGCTGGCGGACAAGCAATTGCAAACCAGGCAAACGTAGCAGAATTAGCTGACATCGAGCGCATGTTTGAAGAAACTAAAGCAGCTTACGGTCAATTAGATATTTTAGTAAACAACGCTGGAATCATGGACGGCATGGAACCAGTCGGTGAAATTACAGATGAGAAATGGGACCGTCTTTTCTCAGTAAATACAATGGGTGTAATGCGTGCAATGCGTATCGCAACGAACCTCTTCCTTGAACAAGGTCACGGTGTTATCGTAAATAACATCTCAGCAGGCGGTTTACGTGGTGCTCGTGCTGGTGCAGCTTATACTGCTTCGAAACACGCAGTTGCTGGTTTAACGAAAAACACAGGTTACATGTACGCAAACTCTGGCATCCGTTGTAACGGTATCGCACCAGGTGGGGTAATGACAAACATTCAATCATCAATGACAGGTGTTTCTGAGTTCGGTGCAGGACGTCAACAAACAGGGCTTGGCACAATGCCTCGTGCTGGTCAACCGGAAGAAATCGCTCAGCTAGCATTATTCCTAGGTTCTGATGATTCAAGCTTCATCAACGGACAAGTCATTGCTGCTGATGCTGGTTGGACTGCATACTAATATTCATGTAGATGAATGCATGTAAAATGGAGAGAG belongs to Solibacillus sp. FSL W7-1436 and includes:
- a CDS encoding SDR family oxidoreductase produces the protein MKLQGKVAIVTGAASGMGKAIAELYAKEGAKVVVSDYNGEGAKTVADAIVAAGGQAIANQANVAELADIERMFEETKAAYGQLDILVNNAGIMDGMEPVGEITDEKWDRLFSVNTMGVMRAMRIATNLFLEQGHGVIVNNISAGGLRGARAGAAYTASKHAVAGLTKNTGYMYANSGIRCNGIAPGGVMTNIQSSMTGVSEFGAGRQQTGLGTMPRAGQPEEIAQLALFLGSDDSSFINGQVIAADAGWTAY
- a CDS encoding endonuclease gives rise to the protein MVKNRNVTLLFSWVLIVFILIQPLQSTVTNAASGDGSSSAPYSVSQAISNQNNSLKTVQGYIVGQPTATTTVLTSNFPNDYALAIADSANETNTANMIYVQIPTSFRSSYGLKSNPSLMGKSIKITGTLSAYFSHPGLKNGTAFTLLEGNPTTPDPTPEPNPSTGGYYDAAIGKTGAALKTALHNIIDDHTEISYSNVWTALRETDEDPNNSNNVILLYTGRSQSKTTNGGNVNDWNREHVWAKSHGGFGTSMGAGTDLHHLRPTDVSVNGTRSNLDFDNGGNEHSEAAGNYYDSDSWEPRDSVKGDVARMLFYMAVRYEGDSGEVDLELNNKVNNGTAPYHGKLSVLLQWHKQDPVDNFERNRNEIIYTDYQHNRNPFIDHPEWASAIWE
- a CDS encoding DUF2512 family protein, whose protein sequence is MNHLKALVIKFVMIAAVLGIILAGIFDFAFSDTLVISLVLTLLAYVVGDLGIFQNAGARAEQDKRNIVATLSDVLLAAIVIYFMGQSYSENSENIVAAAIVSAVVIGLGEWFFHKYIDRHVFDRADATDAQREY
- a CDS encoding NAD(P)-dependent oxidoreductase, whose protein sequence is MNLLILGGTGRVGSHLVENALQDDHHVTVLVRTPEKVQIQHNNLTVVQGDVLSKEDIGQAMHGLDVVMSALNTDGGTTLTDSMPLIIDAMKKEGIKRIITIGTAGILQSRVSPELLRYQSSESKRKLTRAAEEHHKVYELLLQSGLDWTIVCPTYLPDGERLGNYRAERDFLPVDGSQISVPDTADFAYSLLESSDFIKARVGIAY
- a CDS encoding excinuclease — encoded protein: MNTRMNTRYKITRHDEEGNPTLSLQECQNFFATKSDFEYRDYYSVTQDGVNMKINGYFFMWHIEGLEIPFRFYENELYVAVSHPAVMDKTKEVARGLEANYIEG
- a CDS encoding HEAT repeat domain-containing protein, which produces MSQQNQETAPQLPENFSELKKAVNRTADWEARLDAVQELAKIKADESIKILQYVAKADLVTKVRDAAAKHLKKMGQQVEPSEAPKGELFKDLRKIFKRIKKSLPADHTYEDFKVKLEKMRIDIYNTYEGEKGAQFDAWLKDMWETTTTRK
- a CDS encoding CC/Se motif family (seleno)protein yields the protein MQIELDTNTKKWMQSKGKPVSVKTISVNACCAPPVQELMTHLGKPKDVHNYNEIKIDNLSVYVEKNLSNNEKMTLKLTGIGIFKMISAKLS
- a CDS encoding TetR/AcrR family transcriptional regulator, giving the protein MNKNDLRVIKTKKTIHKALLLLLKEKSLPQIKITELCKEATINRGTFYFHYQSVDDVLQELFEEIMLDLQISYDEPFKEGLELTVSGMNLNPNSVKIFDHVKKYEDFYKIVLSEDVSMKYYYMLFDEICKLMDETDYLKHEHQLNKYLHAYNANAIIGLLIQWYLNNFEDSVDMMNNRLVEIVKFRQSLK
- a CDS encoding phosphoglycerate mutase, which codes for MGEIDISKEAIEKDLALIKTCLRLINQAVILRERSGETFTPSENEELHILISKIDKDLNELKVNINYDTR